Part of the Georgenia sp. TF02-10 genome, GGCACAGCACTGCCTGGCATCAAGCAACCTCCTCGGATGGCCCCGCGGGGCCGACGGTCGGCACGACCGTCACGATCATCGGGTTCCGCGTGGTGGCCGTCCGCCACGCTGAATCATCACGGAACGATAACGACGGCGCCCGTCCCGGGTCCAGCCTGCTCCAGTGTGGCCCGCCTCACCTGCTGCTGCCCGACCCTGTGGATGGATGGCCGATGCTGGACGCACCTGTGCACGGCCGATGCTGGACGCCGCTCGGCGGCCACCTCAGCTGTACCCAACCCAACCGCGGCTGAACTACCTGCACGTATCCCAACTGCGCACGCACGCCGTTGGGCTGACGGGGAACTTCGCAACTTCGGTTGGCAGGTCGCTACCGATCACAGCAGACGACGGGCTACAGCTGGCATGTGGACGTCGAGCGCTTCAGGCGGAGCCCGATCGGTCGGCGTCCAGGCCTCGCCGCCGGCGCTGCACAAGTCTGCGACCTGGCGCACTCCGCGCGCCGTGCTCCTGCCACTGCGACCCGACCATCCCCGAACTGGCTCGGCTGGCACCGTCCGGCGAGCGGCCTCCAGGACTACGACCGTTCGTCTCCGCCGCGGTCATCGGAATTGCTACGCCAATGCTGGATCGCAGCCCTTGCCGAGTACCCGGCCAGGAGGACAAGCACGAGAGCCCATAGCCGAGGAAACGCGAAGGCCCGCACCAGCAGCTCGGCGATCAGAAGGAGGACTGCGGTGAAGGCGAGCTCGGCTGGGAGCTGTCGCATGGATGAGCGGTTCATCTAGACCCGCAGCACGCTCGGAAGGAGCTGCACGGTCGCCGAGCCGTGGACTTCGGCATCACGAGCTCTCTTCTGCCAAACCGTGCCACTGTTGTGCCCTTGTCGTCATTGGTCCGTCCGGACGGTATCTAAGTGGCCGCATCGGGTCAACATGGTTGGGGCTGTTATGGGTATAAAAGAGGACCTGCTGGTGGCGTCCTTGCCTCCTTTGACCGGCCCCCGCGCCCGAGCAAGGGCGCCGACGCGAGCAACGGCCGCCTAGGCGCCGAGGCGCGCGAACTCCTCCGCGGACGTCGACCGCAACCTGGAGCGGAGGCGCGACAGCGCCGACCCCTCCAGTCGGTCGGTCTCTCCGTTCTCCACCAGGTCGATGGCTGCCCACGCGGTCCGCGCCGTCCACACCCGACCCCGTCCGGCGTTCGCCACGCCACGCAGGGCCGAGTCATCCACGAGCAGCACCGGACCCCGTCGCCCGACAACCTGGAGACGGCCCGATCTCGCCAGTCGCTGCGCCTGACGCGGTGTGACCCCAAGCGCTCAGCGGCCTCGCACAGGGTGACCTCCATGACGCATATGGTCGCGGTCGCGACCATATGCGTCTATGACTGTCGCATCCGGTTACGCGAGTCGTGATCGTCCGCTCCTCTACGTACGCGGTGCATGCGCCTCAATGCCGCTCACGGCCGAGGAGGTAGTCGAGCTCCTCGAGCTCGTCGTACAGCGCCAGCTCGCGGGCGTCGAGCGCGAAGTCCGCGGCACGAGCGCGGAAGGCCCTCTCGTCACCGCCGGCGGCCTCGATGATTTCGGCCCGCCGGGCGACGGCTTGGGGCTCCGTAAGTCGCTCGACCACCACTCTGCCCATCGGCCCCTCTTCCCAGGGCAGCCGCAGCCGGGCGGGCATCGCGCTCGTCCTGCCGAGCCGATCGGAGCGCCACGGTAGGTGTCGCCACCAGCACAGCGGGGACGTCCTGCGCCATGGAACGACGGCGGGACGCGGGCGGCCGCTACATCGAACTGCCGCCACGGCTGCTACCCCCGACGGTCCTGCGGTGCTGCGGCATGACGAAGGGCCCGTGTCCTGCGCAGTTGCAGGACACGGACCCTTCGACCGGCGGAGGATGGGGGATTCGAACCCCCGAGGGCTTGCACCCAACACGCTTTCCAAGCGTGCGCCATAGGCCACTAGGCGAATCCTCCGGGAAGCAGCCTCAGAGAGGCGCGGCCAGCCTACCGGAGACCGGGTTGCCCAGCCGAACCGGTGCAGGCTGGACGGCAGGTGCGGTTGCTCACGGCGCTCGCCCTGGCTAGCCACTCGTCCCCGGTGGTTAGCTGGTCCCAGGTGCCCAGATCCTCCCACGTGGCCGGCCGTCGTCGTCCGGCACGCCCGCCGTCCGGCCGCCGTCCGCCCGCCGTCCGGCCGCCGTTCGCCCAGTCGTCGTCGCCCGGCCGGCCGACGTCGCGGCCGCCTCCACCTCCGACGTGACCGGTCGCCGTCGTCCCTGCGCCGGCCGGACCGGACGAGTGGTCCGCTAGACTGCCGGCCGACCCCTCGTGCGGCGTCACCTTGCCGAACTCCCCCAGGGCCGGAAGGCAGCAAGGGTAGGTGAGCTCTGGCGGGTGCACGGGGGGTCCTTGCGTCCCCGTCCACCGCCGGGCCGGGGCCCGGGGCAGCGTGTGGGTGCGCGCGGCTACCCTCGATCCGTGACCACCGCCCTGTACCGCCGCTACCGGCCGGAGACCTTCCAGGAGGTCATCGGCCAGGAGCACGTGACCGAGCCGCTGATGGCGGCGCTGCGGGGCGACCGGGTCACCCACGCCTACCTGTTCTCCGGGCCGCGCGGGTGCGGCAAGACCACGTCGGCGCGCATCCTGGCCCGCTGCCTCAACTGCGCCGAGGGGCCCACGGACACCCCGTGCGGGCGCTGTCCCTCCTGCCTGGAGCTGGCCCGCTCCGGGCCCGGCTCGCTCGACGTCGTCGAGCTCGACGCCGCCTCCCACGGCGGCGTGGACGACGCCCGGGACCTGCGCGAGCGGGCGAGCTTCGCGCCGGCCCGGGACCGGTACAAGGTCTTCATCGTCGACGAGGCGCACATGGTCTCCTCGGCCGGCTTCAACGCCCTGCTGAAGATCGTCGAGGAGCCGCCCCCGCACGTGAAGTTCATCTTCGCGACGACCGAGCCGGACAAGGTCATCGGCACCATCCGGTCCCGCACCCACCACTACCCCTTCCGCCTGGTCCCGCCCCAGCAGCTGCTCGCCTACCTGGAGCAGCTGTGCGCCCAGGAGGGCGTGCGCGTCGGGGCCGGGGTGCTGCCCATGGTGGTGCGCGCCGGCGGCGGGTCCGTGCGGGACACCCTGTCGGTGCTCGACCAGCTCATCGCCGGCGCCCAGCACGAGGAGCTGGACTACGCCCGCGCGGTGGCGCTGCTCGGCTACACCGACGCCGCCCTGCTGGACGACGTGGTGGACTCCATCGCTGCCCGGGACGGCGCCACCCTCTTCCGGGTCGTGGACCGGGTGGTGGAGTCCGGGCACGACCCGCGCCGGTTCGTCGAGGACCTGCTGCAGCGGCTGCGGGACCTGGTGGTCCTGGCCCTGGCCGGGGAGCAGGCCACGGCCGCCCTGCCGGGCGTGCCGGCCGACCAGCTCGACCGCATGCGGACCCAGGCGCACCACCTGGGCCCGGCCCAGCTCTCCCGCGCCGCGGACCTGGTCAACGCCGCCCTGACCGAGATGGTCGGGGCGACCTCCCCCCGGCTCCAGCTCGAGCTGCTCTGCGCCCGGATCCTCCTGCCCGCGGCCGACCCGGGGGACGCCGGGTACGGCGCCCGGCTGGACCGGCTCGAGCACCAGGTGGCCGGCGCGCCCGGCCCGTCTCGTCCCGCCGGCGGCGGCGCCGGCCAGCCCGGCCGGGACGCCGGGCCGGCGGCCACCGGGGCCGGGGCGGAGGCGGCTGCGGGTGCCCCGGCTCCGGTTGTTGTCGCCTCGCCCGCCGACGGCGCCCGGTCGGGTGCCGCGGGCGGTCCGGTGCGCGGGACCACCGGCCGGGCCGGCACCGCGCAGGCCGGGAGCACCGATCAGCCCGGCAGGGCGGACGCCGGGACCGCCGACCGGCCCGGCACGCCGGACGCCGGGGCCACCGACCCGGCCGACAGGGCGGACGCGGCCGGCCCGGGCGGGACCGCGCCCGCCGGGACCGGCGCAGCCGAGGCAGGCGGCGGCCGCCCGGCACCCCGGGCCCACGCGGTGTCCGACCAGGCGCCCGACCCGGCCACGGCTCCCGCCGCAGCCGCCGCAGCAGCGCGCCGCCCCGCCCCCACCACCGGGACCGCGCCGCCGGCCGAGGCGGCACCGGCCACCGCCGACCCCGCCGGGGACGACGCCGAGCTGATCAGGCGTCGCTGGCCGGAGGTCGTGGCCACGCTGGCCCGCCTCAAGCGGACCTCGTGGATCCTCGTCTCCCAGAACGCCCAGGCCGGTGAGGTCGTCGGCGGCGCGCTGCAGCTGATCTTCAGCACCCCCGGCCTGGCCACCGCCTTCCGCGGCGGCCAGCACGCCGAGCACGTCCAGCGGGCCCTGAACGAGTCCCTCGGGGTCCGGCTCCGAGTCGAGGCGGTGGTCCGGGACGCCCCCGGCCCGGCCCAGACGGCTGGCGCCGGCCCCGCCGGTGCCCCCGACGGCGGCGGCAGCGTCCGCGACGCCGCCCGGAGCAGCTGGGGCGGCCCGGCCCAGCCCGCGGCGACCGCCCCCCGCGGTCGCACGGCGTGGCCCGAGCCGGCCGGGCGCCCGGCCTCCAGCGCGTCGGCGCCCAGCCCGGCCGCGCCCACACCGGCCGCTTCCACCCCTTCGGCCTCCAGCCCGTCGGCCCCCACCCCGGGGTCGTCCTCGGCACGGCCGGCCCCCCGGTCGGCCAGGACCCCGCCAGCCGCCGGCCCGTCCGGGCAGCCCACGGCCGCCGACCCCGACGACCCCTACCCGCTGCCGCCCGAGCCGCCCGAGGACCCCGGCGAGTCCCGGACCGCCGACGCCCCCGGCGAGGCCCGTCCCGCCGACGTCCCCGACGGTGCCTGGCGCCGCCCCGAGCCACCGTCCGGTCGACCCACCCCGGCCACCCGGCCGGCCCCGCGGCGGGTCGTCGCCCCGGCCGACGACGTCGCCTCCCTCGACGACCCGGACGCCGAGGGGTCCGGGCTGGTCGGCGTCCCGCTGCTGGCGCAGATGCTCGGCGGCACCGTGATCGAGGAGATCACCATGGACGACGGCACCCCGGGGGCTCCGTAGCGTGGCCGGCGTGTACGACGGCGCCGTCCAGGACCTGATCGACGAGCTGGGCCGGCTGCCCGGGGTGGGCCCCAAGAGCGCCCAGCGGATCGCGTTCCACGTGCTGTCCGCGGACGCCGCCGACGTCGAGCGGCTCGCCCACGCGCTGACCGAGGTCAAGGCCAAGGTCCGGTTCTGCGAGGTGTGCGGGAACATCGCCGAGGACTCGACCTGCCGGATCTGCCAGGACCAGCGCCGCAACCCCACCGTCATCTGCGTGGTGGAGGAGCCCAAGGACGTGGTGGCCATCGAGCGCACCCGGGAGTTCCGCGGCCGCTACCACGTCCTCGGCGGGGCGATCAACCCGATCGACGGCGTCGGCCCGGACGACCTGCGCATCCGCGAGCTCATGACCCGCCTCGCCGACGGCACCGTGACCGAGGTGATCCTGGCGACCGACCCCAACATCGAGGGCGAGGCCACCGCCACCTACCTGGCCCGGATGCTGCGCGGCATGGGCATCCCCGTCTCCCGGCTCGCCTCCGGGCTGCCCGTGGGCGGGGACCTGGAGTACGCCGACGAGGTGACCCTGGGCCGCGCCTTCGAGGGCCGACGGCGGCTGGAGGCCTGACCCGCGGCGTGACCCGGGGGCCTGAGCCGGAGGCGTGGCCCGGGGACGGCGCCGAGGACGCGCCCGACGGCGCCCGGCGGCGACCCGACGGGACGCCGCCGGCCCGGCTGGCCCCGGCCAGCCGGCCCGGGCGGACCCACGGACGCCGCCCGGGCGGCCCTACGGACGTCGCCCGGGCGGGCGCGGCGGGCCGTGGTGGGATGTCCCCCGTGCCCGAGATCGACGTCCTCACCCTGGTGCTGCTCGCCCTGGCCGGGCTGACGGCCGGGTGGGTGGACGCCGTCGTCGGCGGCGGGGGCCTGGTCCAGCTCCCCGCCCTGCTCCTGGTCCCGGGCCTGTCCCCGGTCCAGGCGCTGGCCACGAACAAGGTCGGCTCGATCATGGGCACCTCGGTCAGCTCGCTGACCTACTACCGCCGGGTCGGCCCCGACCTGCGCACCGCCGCCCCGATGGCGCTGGCGGCCTTCGCCGCCGCGGTCGGCGGGGCCGCCGTCGCCAGCCTCATCCCGGCCGAGCTGTTCACCCCGATCATCCTCGCCGCGTGCGTGGCGGTGGCGGCCTGGACGCTCGCCCGGCCCAAGGTGGGCCGCACCACCGCGCTGCGCTGGGAGGGCAACCGGCACCTGGGCGCCGCGCTCGGGATCGGCGCGGTCATCGGCGCCTACGACGGGGTGCTCGGCCCGGGCACCGGCAGCTTCCTGGTCATCGCCCTGGTCGGCGTCCTCGGCTACGCCTTCCTGCCGGCGACGGCGATCGCCAAGATCGTCAACCTCGCCACCAACGCCGGCGCCCTGGCGTTCTTCGTGCCGCACGGCGCCGTCGTCTGGCAGCTCGGGCTGACGGTGGGCGCGGCGAACCTCGTCGGGGGGTACCTCGGCGCCCGGATGGCGGTGGCCCGGGGCAGCGGCTTCGTCCGGGTGATCTTCATCGTGGTCGTCGGTGCCCTGGTGGTCCGCCTCGGCTGGCAGACCGTGGACCAGTACTGGGGCTGACCGCGGGACGACGGCGCCCGGCCCCGCCCGCCCGGCCGTGTCCAGCACCACGCGCCAGCATCCGGGCCGGGCGCCGCCGCGGCCCCGGCGGCGCCCTACACTGGGTCGGTCCGTCCGGCGGCGCGCGGCCGGCTCGCCCGGCGGCGGGCGGCCGTCCACCCCCCTCCCGTCCCGGAGCTCCTCCCGTGGCCCTTGTCGTGCAGAAGTTCGGCGGCTCCTCCGTCGCGGACGCCACGAGCATCAAGCGCGTCGCCCGCCGGGTGGTGGAGACCAAGCGCGCCGGCAACGACGTCGTCGTCGTCGTCTCCGCCATGGGCGACACCACCGACGAGCTGCTCGACCTCGCCGGCCAGGTGGCCGACGCCCCGCCCGCGCGCGAGCTGGACATCCTGCTCACCGCCGGCGAGCGGATCTCGATGTCCCTGCTGGCCATGGCGATCAACGAGTTGGGCGTCCCGGCCCGCTCCTACACCGGCCAGCAGGCGGGGCTGCGCACCGACGCCCGGTACGGCAAGGCCTCCATCGTCGGCATCGTGCCCGAGCGGATCGCCCGGTCCGTGAAGGAGGGCGACGTCGCGATCGTCGCCGGCTTCCAGGGCGTGAACGAGGCGAACGACGTCACGACCCTGGGCCGCGGCGGCTCGGACACCACCGCCGTCGCCCTGGCCGCCGCCCTGCGGGCCGACGTGTGCGAGATCTACAGCGACGTCGACGGGCTGTTCACCGCCGACCCCCGGATCGTGCCCACCGCCCGCCGGGTGCGGCGCATCACCTACGAGGAGACCCTCGAGCTCGCCGCCCACGGCGCGAAGATCCTGCACCTGCGCGCGGTCGAGCTCGCCCGCCGCTACGGCGTCCCGCTGCACGTGCGCTCGTCGTTCTCGACCAAGGAAGGCACCTGGGTGACCGACACCCCCGCGGGGGACCCCGAGGAGGAAGCCATGGAAGACCCGATCATCTCCGGCGTCGCCCACGACCGCAGCCAGGGCAAGATCACCGTCGTCGGCGTCCCCGACGTGCCCGGGATCGCCGCCCGGCTGTTCCAGGTGGTGGCCGCCGCCGAGGCGAACATCGACATGATCGTCCAGAACGTCTCCACCCAGCGCACCGGGCGGACGGACATCTCCTTCACCCTGCCCGAGGCGGACGGGCCGGCCACGCTGCGCGCCATCGAGGCCGCCGCCGACGTGCTGAAGTACGCCGAGGCCCGCTACGACGACCAGATCGGCAAGCTCTCCCTGGTCGGCGCCGGGATGCGGTCCCACCCCGGGGTCTCCGCCCGGCTCTTCGGCGCGCTGTCCGCGGCCGGGATCAACATCGAGATGATCTCCACCTCCGAGATCCGGATCTCGGTGGTCACCCGCATCGAGGACCTGGACGCCGCCGTCCGTGCGGTGCACGGCGCCTTCGACCTGGACTCCGCGGAGTCCGAGGCCGTCGTCTACGGCGGGACCGGCCGATGAGCGCGGCGCAGAGCGGCGTGCAGGCGAGTGTGCAGGCCGGCGCGGAGCAGACCGGCGCGGCCCAGACCGGTGCGCAGCCGGGTACGGCGCAGGCCGCCCCGCGCGGGCTCACGGTCGCCGTCGTCGGCGCCACCGGGCAGGTCGGCCGGGTCATGCGGACCCTGCTCGCCGAGCGCAGCTTCCCGGCCACAGCCGTCCGGTTCTTCGCCTCGGCCCGCTCGGCCGGGACCACCCTGACCTTCCGCGGGCAGGACGTCCCCGTGGAGGACGTGGCGACGGCGGACCTCGCCGGGATCGACGTCGCCGTCTTCTCCGCCGGTGCGGCCGCCTCCCGGGAGCACGCGCCCCGGTTCGCGGCGGCCGGCGCCGTCGTGGTGGACAACTCCTCCGCGTGGCGCGCCGACCCCGACGTCCCGCTGGTGGTCTCCGAGGTGAACCCGCACGCCCTGGCCCACCGGCCCAAGGGCATCGTGGCCAACCCCAACTGCACCACGATGGCGGCGATGCCCGTGCTGAAGGTGCTCGACCGCGAGGCCGGCCTGCGGCGGCTGGTCGTCTCCACCTACCAGGCCGTCTCCGGCTCCGGGGTGGCCGGGGTGCGCGAGCTCGAGGCCCAGGTCCGGGCCGCCGTCGCCCAGGACGTGGCGGCGCTCGCGCTGGACGGCTCGGCCGTGACGATGCCGGCGCCGGAGAAGTACGTCGCACCGATCGCGTTCGACGTCGTCGCCCTGGCCGGCTCCCTCGCCGCGGACGGGTCGGGGGAGACCGACGAGGAGCAGAAGCTCCGCAACGAGTCCCGCAAGATCCTCGAGCTGCCCGACCTCGCCGTCGCCGGCACCTGCGTGCGGGTGCCGGTCTTCACCGGGCACGCGCTGTCCATCAACGCCGAGTTCGCCCGCCCGATCGGCCCGGACCGGGCCCGCGCGCTCCTCGCCGACGCCCCCGGCGTGGAGCTGACCGACGTGCCCACCCCGCTGCAGGCCGCCGGGGCCGACCCGAGCTTCGTCGGCCGCATCCGGGCCGACCGGTCGGTGCCGGACGGGCGGGGCCTGGCGATGTTCGTCACCGGGGACAACCTGCGCAAGGGCGCGGCGCTGAACACCGTTCAGATCGCCGAGCTGATCGCAGCCGAGCTGCTCGCCGCCTGACCGCTGCCGGCGGCGGTCGGGCGCCTGACCGGCGGGTGCCTGACCGCCGGGCGCTCGACCGTCCGGGCGCCGTCGGGACGCTGACCCTCAGGACGCGGCCGTCGGGCGTGCCGCGGCCGGCAGGTGCGCGGCGACGAACGCCAGCTGCCGGCGCAGCTGGGCCACCTCCTCGTCGACCACCACCGAGGCGTGCCCGGCGGCGTAGGTGTACAGCTCCACCGGGCCGGGGTAGTCCGGCCGGGCCCGCAGCGCCTGGACGTAGCTGTCGATCTGGCCGATCGGGCAGCGCGGGTCGTTCTCGCCGGCCATCAGCAGCACCGGCGCCCGGACCCGGTCCACGTAGGTGATCGGGCTGGCGGCCGCGTACCGCTCTGGCACCTCGGCCGGGGAGCCGCCGAAGAGGGAGCGGTCGAAGGCCTGCAGGTCGGGCATCTCCTCCCGGTAGGCCGCCAGGTAGTCCGCCACCGGCACGTCGGCCAGGCCCACCGCCCACCGCTCCGGCTGGGTGCCCAGCCCGAGCAGGGTCAGGAACCCGCCCCAGGAGGCACCGGCGAGCACGCACCGGGCCGGGTCGACCAGGCCGGCGGCGAGCAGGTGGTCGTGCGCGGCCGCCACGTCCGCCAGCTCGGTGCGACCCACCCGGCCCTCGAGCGCGTCCCGCCAGGCGGTGCCGTAGCCGGTGGAGCCGCGGTAGTTGACCGAGGCGACCACGAAGCCGTGGTCCACCCAGGCGGCCAGGTGCGGGGAGAAGGCGTCCGAGCGGTGCGCCGCCGGCCCGCCGTGCAGGTCCATCAGCAGCGGGAACGGGCCCGCGGCGGCGACGGCGGCGGCGAGGGAGTCGGCCAGCCGGTCGCGGCCGTCGTCGCCGGGCACCCGGAGCAGGACGTGGACCGGCCCGCCCGGCCCGGGCACCCACAGGTCCCGGGCCGGGACCGAGGGGGCGGCCCGCGGGCCGGTGGCCGGCAGCACCTCCCGGCCGGTCCGGGCGGAGAGCACGGTGCGCGGGGTGGCCGCCGAGGACCAGCGCAGCCACACGTCGCCGTCCGGCCGGGGCCCGGCCTCGGCCACCGTGCCCTCGACCGGCCCGACCGCGGCGGTGGTCCCGGTGCGCGGGTCGTGCCGGTACAGCCGGGTGCGGGCGGCGTGGTCCACCGCGACGAGCACGGCCCGCCCGCCGGGGTACCACCAGGCCTCGGTCACCTCCCCGGGCAGCAGGTCGCCGTCGTCGCCGGTCAGCTCCAGGTCCCGGACCGTCCCGGTGCCCAGGTCCCACACCGCCGCCCAGGGCAGGCCGCGCCGCTCGTGCCCGACCAGCACCCGCAGGTCGCCGTCGACCGGGGCGAAGTCGTAGGCGGTCAGGCCCCGGCCCGGGCCGTCGTCGAGGTCGGCGGCCACCGTCCCGGTGCCGGTGCGGACGACCCGCAGGGCCGGGTGGCGGTTGTCCCCGCGCTCGGAGTGCTCGATGACGACGAGGTCGCCGTCGTGGGACAGCGCCGCGGCCGTGGCGTCGTTGGGGTGGTGGTAGAGCAGGACGGGCGCGTCGCTGCCCGCCGCGGCGGCGCCGACGGCGACCTGGTGGATCCAGGTGCCGGTCGCGTCGGTGCGGCCGACGACGGCGGTCCCGTCCCGGGCGAGGAGCAGGCCGGCGTCGTAGGCGTCCGGCAGCCGGATCGGGTCGGCCACCCCGCGGCCGGGCGGGGACCCGAACGGCTGGCGCCGCCAGCGGCCGAACTCGTCGCCGTCGGTGTCGTCGAACCACCACAGCCAGGCGCCGTGCGGGTCGATGGTGGCGGTGGTGGTGCCCTGCGGGCGGTCGGTCGCGACGACCAGCCGGCCGGCGGCCCGGTCCCAGGAGTGGACCTGGAGCACGCCGTCGTGGGTGGCGACGACGCAGGCCCGGTCGGGGGCCTCCGGCGCCCAGTCCGGCAGCAGCACCTGGTGCGCCCGCAGCCGCAGCTCCCAGGTGGGCGGCGGCCAGGTCCCGAGGTCGGGGATGGTCATGGTCGAAGCGTAGGGCGGCGCGGGGCTGGGCCGGGCCGGGGCGCTCGGTCGGGCCGCCCCGGCAGCGCGGCGCGGCGGCCGGGCGCGGTTGCGAAAGGACGTAAGGCCGGCCGGCCCGGCGGAAGTTGACGTCGTGCCGGCCGGGCGGCCAGGGCCCGGCGGGCGTGACGGCCCTGGCGGTCAGGCTTCGGCGGGCGTGACCGGCTCGACCAGGCCGGGGCCGTCGTTGTTCACGTTGCCCACCGCCGCGCCGACCGGGCGCGGGGTGAGGACCGGCTCGGGCATGGCGGCCACCAGGGAGCGGATCTGCGCGGGGTCGGTCAGGCCGGGGTCGAGCCAGTCGTCCTGCAGGTCCGCCGGGACCAGCAGCGGGCTGCGGTCGTGGACGTGGCCGAGGGCGTCGGTGGCCCGGGTGGTCAGGACCGTGCAGGTCCACCGCCACCGGTGCGGGTCGTCGGGGTCCAGCGCGGGGTCGGGCCAGAGCTCGTAGAGCCCGGCCATCGTGAGCGGGGTGTCGTCGGCGTGGAGGAAGTAGGGCTGCTTGCGCCCGCCGGGGAGCTTCTGCCACTCGTAGTACCCGTCGGCGGGGACGAGGCAGCGGCGGCGGGCGGCGGCGGCCTTGAACGCGGGCTTCTCCGTCACGGTCTCCGAGCGGGCGTTGATCAGCCGGGCCGCGCCGGAGGGGTCCTTGGCCCAGGACGGCACCAGGCCCCACCGGGTGGTGCGCAGCTGACGGCGCGGCGGCGCCGTCTCCGAGCCGCGCTCCAGGACCACCCGGACGGCGTCGGTGGGGGCGACGTTCCACGACGGCGGCAGCTCCTCACCGACGACGTCCTCGACGGCGAAGGCGGAGACGAGGTCGGCGTCGCGCCGGCTGGCGGCGTAGCGGCCACACATGCCGCCATTGTCCCCGGCGCCCGACGGCGGCACCAACCTGGGCCCGGGTAGCGGGGTCCCCACTGCACGAGTGAGGTGCCGCCGGCCGCCACCAAACTGTGCGGCGCCGGCGTCCGGCGGCGTGGAGTCAACGGTCGCGGCGGCCAGGTCAGCGGGAGAAGCGGGTCCCGGCGCTCGGGTCGGCCCGGAAGGCGAGCGCGTGGTCGAGCCGCTCCCGGGAGGACGACGCCAGGCCGGCCGGCAGCGCCGACAGCGCGAACCAGCCCACGTCGGTGGACTCGTCGTCGGCCACCCGGGCGTCGCCGTCGACGTACCGGCACAGGAAGGTCAGGTCCAGGTACTGCGAGACGTCGCCGTTGGGGTAGGTCATCGGCTGCCCGGCGGTGACGGCGGCCAGCGCCACCGCCTCGGCGGTCACCCCCGTCTCCTCGGCGATCTCCCGGACCAGCCCGACCGCCGGCTGCTCGCCCGGCTCGAGGATGCCGGAGACCAGCGCCCAGCGGCCGTTGTCGGCGCGGCGGCCGAGGAGCACGCGGTCGGCGTCGTCGAGGACGACGCCGGTCACGCCGGGGAGCCAGAGGAGGTCGTGGCCGACGGCGGCACGCAGCTGGGCGACGAACTCCGGGACGGGCACCTCGGCAGGCTATCCCGGTCCGGCTGGGGGAGGGAAAGCAGCGGGCTGCTCGCCTCCCCGGTGGCTGACTCCGGTCGGGCAGACTGAGCGTGTGCTTATGACCCTGG contains:
- a CDS encoding DNA polymerase III subunit gamma and tau; translation: MTTALYRRYRPETFQEVIGQEHVTEPLMAALRGDRVTHAYLFSGPRGCGKTTSARILARCLNCAEGPTDTPCGRCPSCLELARSGPGSLDVVELDAASHGGVDDARDLRERASFAPARDRYKVFIVDEAHMVSSAGFNALLKIVEEPPPHVKFIFATTEPDKVIGTIRSRTHHYPFRLVPPQQLLAYLEQLCAQEGVRVGAGVLPMVVRAGGGSVRDTLSVLDQLIAGAQHEELDYARAVALLGYTDAALLDDVVDSIAARDGATLFRVVDRVVESGHDPRRFVEDLLQRLRDLVVLALAGEQATAALPGVPADQLDRMRTQAHHLGPAQLSRAADLVNAALTEMVGATSPRLQLELLCARILLPAADPGDAGYGARLDRLEHQVAGAPGPSRPAGGGAGQPGRDAGPAATGAGAEAAAGAPAPVVVASPADGARSGAAGGPVRGTTGRAGTAQAGSTDQPGRADAGTADRPGTPDAGATDPADRADAAGPGGTAPAGTGAAEAGGGRPAPRAHAVSDQAPDPATAPAAAAAAARRPAPTTGTAPPAEAAPATADPAGDDAELIRRRWPEVVATLARLKRTSWILVSQNAQAGEVVGGALQLIFSTPGLATAFRGGQHAEHVQRALNESLGVRLRVEAVVRDAPGPAQTAGAGPAGAPDGGGSVRDAARSSWGGPAQPAATAPRGRTAWPEPAGRPASSASAPSPAAPTPAASTPSASSPSAPTPGSSSARPAPRSARTPPAAGPSGQPTAADPDDPYPLPPEPPEDPGESRTADAPGEARPADVPDGAWRRPEPPSGRPTPATRPAPRRVVAPADDVASLDDPDAEGSGLVGVPLLAQMLGGTVIEEITMDDGTPGAP
- the recR gene encoding recombination mediator RecR → MYDGAVQDLIDELGRLPGVGPKSAQRIAFHVLSADAADVERLAHALTEVKAKVRFCEVCGNIAEDSTCRICQDQRRNPTVICVVEEPKDVVAIERTREFRGRYHVLGGAINPIDGVGPDDLRIRELMTRLADGTVTEVILATDPNIEGEATATYLARMLRGMGIPVSRLASGLPVGGDLEYADEVTLGRAFEGRRRLEA
- a CDS encoding TSUP family transporter, translated to MSPVPEIDVLTLVLLALAGLTAGWVDAVVGGGGLVQLPALLLVPGLSPVQALATNKVGSIMGTSVSSLTYYRRVGPDLRTAAPMALAAFAAAVGGAAVASLIPAELFTPIILAACVAVAAWTLARPKVGRTTALRWEGNRHLGAALGIGAVIGAYDGVLGPGTGSFLVIALVGVLGYAFLPATAIAKIVNLATNAGALAFFVPHGAVVWQLGLTVGAANLVGGYLGARMAVARGSGFVRVIFIVVVGALVVRLGWQTVDQYWG
- a CDS encoding aspartate kinase → MALVVQKFGGSSVADATSIKRVARRVVETKRAGNDVVVVVSAMGDTTDELLDLAGQVADAPPARELDILLTAGERISMSLLAMAINELGVPARSYTGQQAGLRTDARYGKASIVGIVPERIARSVKEGDVAIVAGFQGVNEANDVTTLGRGGSDTTAVALAAALRADVCEIYSDVDGLFTADPRIVPTARRVRRITYEETLELAAHGAKILHLRAVELARRYGVPLHVRSSFSTKEGTWVTDTPAGDPEEEAMEDPIISGVAHDRSQGKITVVGVPDVPGIAARLFQVVAAAEANIDMIVQNVSTQRTGRTDISFTLPEADGPATLRAIEAAADVLKYAEARYDDQIGKLSLVGAGMRSHPGVSARLFGALSAAGINIEMISTSEIRISVVTRIEDLDAAVRAVHGAFDLDSAESEAVVYGGTGR
- a CDS encoding aspartate-semialdehyde dehydrogenase, with product MSAAQSGVQASVQAGAEQTGAAQTGAQPGTAQAAPRGLTVAVVGATGQVGRVMRTLLAERSFPATAVRFFASARSAGTTLTFRGQDVPVEDVATADLAGIDVAVFSAGAAASREHAPRFAAAGAVVVDNSSAWRADPDVPLVVSEVNPHALAHRPKGIVANPNCTTMAAMPVLKVLDREAGLRRLVVSTYQAVSGSGVAGVRELEAQVRAAVAQDVAALALDGSAVTMPAPEKYVAPIAFDVVALAGSLAADGSGETDEEQKLRNESRKILELPDLAVAGTCVRVPVFTGHALSINAEFARPIGPDRARALLADAPGVELTDVPTPLQAAGADPSFVGRIRADRSVPDGRGLAMFVTGDNLRKGAALNTVQIAELIAAELLAA
- a CDS encoding S9 family peptidase; the encoded protein is MTIPDLGTWPPPTWELRLRAHQVLLPDWAPEAPDRACVVATHDGVLQVHSWDRAAGRLVVATDRPQGTTTATIDPHGAWLWWFDDTDGDEFGRWRRQPFGSPPGRGVADPIRLPDAYDAGLLLARDGTAVVGRTDATGTWIHQVAVGAAAAGSDAPVLLYHHPNDATAAALSHDGDLVVIEHSERGDNRHPALRVVRTGTGTVAADLDDGPGRGLTAYDFAPVDGDLRVLVGHERRGLPWAAVWDLGTGTVRDLELTGDDGDLLPGEVTEAWWYPGGRAVLVAVDHAARTRLYRHDPRTGTTAAVGPVEGTVAEAGPRPDGDVWLRWSSAATPRTVLSARTGREVLPATGPRAAPSVPARDLWVPGPGGPVHVLLRVPGDDGRDRLADSLAAAVAAAGPFPLLMDLHGGPAAHRSDAFSPHLAAWVDHGFVVASVNYRGSTGYGTAWRDALEGRVGRTELADVAAAHDHLLAAGLVDPARCVLAGASWGGFLTLLGLGTQPERWAVGLADVPVADYLAAYREEMPDLQAFDRSLFGGSPAEVPERYAAASPITYVDRVRAPVLLMAGENDPRCPIGQIDSYVQALRARPDYPGPVELYTYAAGHASVVVDEEVAQLRRQLAFVAAHLPAAARPTAAS